One Elaeis guineensis isolate ETL-2024a chromosome 10, EG11, whole genome shotgun sequence genomic window carries:
- the LOC105052729 gene encoding uncharacterized protein, whose product MSKEDNINFLKIQTCVLKVNIHCDGCKKKVKKLLHKIEGVYQTNIDAEQGKVIVSGNVDPATLIKKLNKAGKHAEFWGSKGGNNQNLSHQFQKLQLESGKGQQKDNGKLQKGGGWGGGVGGKDQKGQQPTPQQQQQQQQLQLLQQQMKGFKDMKFPQLKDLKLPFQKDQKQVKFSLPPEGDGDEGSDYDDEFDDLDDEDDFDDMDGFDDDFDYDPKMMKPMNAQPNWNGMVNDKKGGGGGGGGGGGGGGGGGNGKKGGGAVEIPVQNKAMGGNNNNGGGKKGGGKNGGGPQDVKNGGGNNSRGPPNGNGNGNGGNNANNGNPSNGGKKGGGKNDGVGGVQPMGNHPNMMGQGFQGMDLGQMGNMHRAPMGHMGNIPAGAAVQGLPAGAVPPGYFQGGMVAAPEMIAAANPYQQQQQQQYMAALMQQQRMMMNGQAGAAAAYPPAMAYGYGRPAYMPMPPPHGDSYTNFFSDENPNSCSIM is encoded by the exons ATGAGTAAAGAAGATAACATCAACTTCCTCAAGATACAG ACATGTGTTCTCAAAGTGAACATACACTGCGATGGAtgcaagaagaaagtgaagaaactGCTTCATAAGATTGAAG GGGTCTACCAGACCAACATAGATGCAGAGCAGGGGAAGGTGATTGTCTCAGGCAATGTTGATCCTGCCACCCTCATAAAGAAGCTAAACAAGGCTGGCAAGCATGCAGAGTTCTGGGGCTCAAAGGGTGGAAACAACCAAAATCTCAGCCACCAGTTTCAAAAGCTCCAGCTTGAGAGTGGGAAAGGGCAGCAGAAAGACAATGGCAAGCTCCAGAAGGGTGGAGGATGGGGAGGAGGTGTTGGTGGGAAGGACCAGAAGGGCCAGCAACCAACTccccagcagcagcagcagcagcagcagctccAACTGTTACAGCAGCAGATGAAAGGTTTCAAGGATATGAAGTTCCCCCAGCTGAAGGACCTCAAGCTCCCCTTCCAAAAGGACCAGAAACAAGTCAAGTTCAGCCTCCCACCTGAGGGAGACGGCGACGAAGGGAGCGACTACGACGACGAGTTCGATGACTTGGATGATGAGGACGACTTCGACGACATGGATGGCTTCGACGATGACTTCGACTACGATCCCAAGATGATGAAGCCCATGAATGCTCAGCCTAACTGGAATGGGATGGTTAATGATAAGaagggcggcggcggcggtggcggtgGCGGTGGCGGTGGCGGCGGAGGCGGTGGCAATGGTAAGAAGGGTGGTGGTGCTGTAGAAATTCCAGTGCAAAACAAGGCTATGGGCGGTAATAATAACAATGGGGGAGGTAAGAAAGGTGGTGGTAAAAATGGTGGTGGGCCCCAAGATGTTAAAAATGGAGGAGGGAACAATAGCAGGGGGCCTCCCAATGGCAATGGCAATGGCAATGGTGGGAATAATGCTAATAATGGCAATCCAAGCAATGGAGGGAAGAAGGGTGGTGGGAAGAATGATGGAGTGGGAGGGGTCCAGCCAATGGGCAACCACCCCAACATGATGGGCCAGGGCTTCCAAGGCATGGATCTGGGTCAGATGGGGAACATGCACCGTGCCCCAATGGGCCACATGGGGAATATTCCGGCCGGCGCCGCGGTCCAGGGCCTCCCGGCTGGGGCCGTGCCGCCCGGATACTTCCAGGGAGGGATGGTGGCAGCGCCGGAGATGATTGCTGCTGCCAACCCCtaccagcagcagcagcagcagcagtacaTGGCTGCTTTGATGCAGCAACAGAGGATGATGATGAATGGCCAAGCCGGTGCCGCCGCCGCATACCCGCCGGCCATGGCATACGGATATGGGAGGCCGGCTTACATGCCGATGCCACCACCTCATGGTGATTCATATACAAACTTCTTCAGTGATGAGAACCCCAATAGCTGCTCAATTATGTGA